The proteins below come from a single bacterium genomic window:
- a CDS encoding phosphomannomutase/phosphoglucomutase, with product MQPPAHIFREYDIRGIVGRDLDAEAAETIARAFGAYLGRSGVRRAVIAHDSRVSSPDLYAAAIRGLTAAGCDTIGAGVAITPMLYFALHHFDVQGGMMVTASHNPPEFNGFKLCLGPGTLYGPQIQEVRVLTEAPTEPGNPGDMETREIFPAYRRMLAERIRLGPRHLRVALDCGNGTAAAFAPEILRAWGCDVLPLYCELDPSFPHHHPDPVVPENLSDLIRLVRDGHADVGIGLDGDGDRIGVVDDLGGILWGDQLMALFWREILPRHPGAVALVEVKCSQALIDEIRRLGGRPEFTRTGHSLIKARMREVGAVFAGEMSGHMFFADEYFGFDDAVYAAGRLLRILSHTDRPLSSLAAEIPRYYATPEIRVACPDDRKFQVVDAVTRELRSGYDVVDIDGVRVVFPDGWALVRASNTQPVLVVRAEGTTPQALERAKAVLTEQLRRHPDVAPVPW from the coding sequence ATGCAGCCACCGGCACACATCTTCCGCGAGTACGATATCCGCGGCATCGTCGGCCGCGATCTGGATGCGGAGGCCGCCGAGACGATCGCCCGGGCCTTCGGCGCGTACCTCGGTCGCAGCGGCGTGCGGCGGGCCGTCATTGCCCATGACAGCCGGGTGAGTTCCCCGGACTTGTACGCCGCGGCGATTCGCGGCCTCACCGCCGCGGGGTGCGACACGATCGGCGCCGGCGTGGCGATTACGCCGATGCTCTATTTTGCGCTGCACCACTTCGACGTGCAGGGCGGCATGATGGTGACGGCGAGTCACAACCCTCCGGAGTTCAACGGGTTCAAGCTGTGCCTTGGCCCGGGGACTCTCTACGGGCCCCAAATCCAGGAGGTCCGTGTCCTGACGGAAGCGCCGACCGAACCCGGCAACCCGGGCGACATGGAGACACGGGAGATCTTCCCGGCGTACCGCCGGATGCTCGCAGAACGCATTCGGTTGGGACCCCGGCACCTCCGCGTTGCGCTGGACTGCGGGAACGGGACGGCGGCGGCGTTCGCGCCGGAAATCCTCCGCGCGTGGGGCTGCGACGTACTGCCGCTCTACTGCGAACTCGACCCCTCGTTTCCTCACCATCACCCGGACCCGGTTGTGCCCGAGAACCTCTCCGATCTGATCCGGCTCGTACGCGACGGCCATGCCGACGTCGGCATCGGCCTGGACGGCGATGGCGACCGGATCGGCGTCGTCGATGACCTCGGCGGGATCTTGTGGGGCGACCAATTGATGGCCCTGTTCTGGCGCGAGATACTTCCCCGTCATCCGGGCGCCGTGGCCCTCGTGGAGGTCAAGTGTTCTCAGGCGTTGATCGACGAGATCCGGCGCCTCGGCGGCCGCCCGGAGTTCACCCGGACCGGCCACTCGTTGATCAAGGCCCGCATGCGCGAGGTAGGGGCCGTCTTCGCCGGTGAGATGTCGGGACACATGTTCTTCGCCGACGAGTACTTCGGCTTCGACGACGCCGTCTATGCCGCGGGGCGCCTGCTGCGGATCCTTTCGCACACGGACCGGCCGTTGTCGTCGCTGGCCGCGGAGATCCCGCGCTACTACGCGACGCCGGAGATCCGCGTGGCGTGCCCCGACGACCGCAAGTTTCAGGTCGTTGACGCGGTCACGCGCGAGCTCCGATCCGGGTACGACGTCGTCGACATAGACGGCGTCCGCGTCGTGTTCCCCGACGGATGGGCCCTCGTGCGCGCCAGCAACACGCAGCCGGTGCTCGTGGTGCGGGCGGAAGGCACGACGCCTCAGGCGCTTGAACGCGCGAAGGCCGTCCTTACCGAACAACTCCGCCGCCACCCCGACGTCGCTCCCGTCCCGTGGTAA
- a CDS encoding bifunctional homocysteine S-methyltransferase/methylenetetrahydrofolate reductase: MSAHPFRARLARGPLLCDGAMGTLLYARGVAFDHCFDALNLSDRERVLNVHLDYLRAGAEIIETNTFGANALKLGPHGLADRVRDINRQGAKIAKEARDVFGRACFIAGSVGPLGRPMAPFGRVTPPEARAAFRGQIDALVEGGVDLLILETFADLSELLEAVSAAREACDLPLMAQMTFTDDGRTRYGHSPAEVVAALEGAGADVAGANCSVGPVPMLEVIQQMAAAAHVPLSAQPNAGFPTLVEGRYIYVSSPQHMATYAKKMVEAGARVIGGCCGTTPEHIAAIRRVIAGVEPAPERPMTEAVPAAGRDEALPSVGQPSELAQKLRRSFVISVEVDPPKGLDATKDLEGARLLKEAGADVIDVGDSPIGRVRMSALAMCYLIQQHCGIETIIHFTTRDRNLVGLQADLIGAHAMGVRNVLALTGEPPRGDYPNVTAVYDVDSTGLVRIIKRFNEGLDLAGKSIGHPARFLIGGALDMTTATLDRELPKLERKLEAGVDFFMTQPIYEPETLEAFERRAGRLPVPVLVGVLPLQSFRHAEFLHNEVPGITIPDWVRDRMRIAGNAGRDEGFRLAHELLVALVDRIDGAYLMPSFGRYEVCATLTREIRARVGTVGGRART; this comes from the coding sequence AGACCAATACATTCGGCGCGAACGCCCTCAAGCTCGGGCCGCACGGGCTCGCCGACCGGGTCCGCGACATCAACCGGCAGGGGGCCAAGATCGCCAAGGAGGCCCGCGACGTTTTCGGCCGCGCCTGCTTCATCGCGGGCTCGGTCGGCCCGCTCGGCCGGCCGATGGCGCCGTTTGGCCGGGTGACGCCGCCCGAAGCGCGGGCGGCGTTTCGCGGCCAGATCGACGCGCTGGTCGAAGGCGGCGTCGATCTGCTCATCCTCGAGACGTTCGCCGACCTGAGCGAGCTCCTCGAAGCGGTTTCTGCCGCGCGCGAGGCGTGCGATCTGCCGCTGATGGCCCAGATGACCTTCACCGACGACGGGCGGACGCGGTACGGACACAGCCCCGCGGAAGTGGTCGCGGCCCTCGAGGGCGCCGGCGCCGACGTCGCCGGCGCCAACTGCAGCGTGGGACCGGTGCCGATGCTGGAGGTGATCCAGCAGATGGCCGCCGCCGCCCACGTGCCGCTGTCCGCGCAGCCGAACGCGGGGTTCCCGACCCTGGTCGAAGGGCGCTACATCTATGTCTCGTCGCCGCAGCACATGGCGACGTACGCCAAGAAGATGGTCGAGGCGGGCGCCCGGGTGATCGGCGGGTGCTGCGGGACGACGCCGGAGCACATCGCGGCGATCCGGCGGGTGATCGCCGGCGTCGAGCCGGCGCCGGAGCGCCCGATGACGGAGGCGGTGCCGGCCGCCGGGCGCGACGAGGCGTTGCCGTCCGTCGGCCAGCCGAGCGAGCTGGCGCAGAAGCTCCGCCGGTCGTTCGTGATCAGCGTGGAGGTGGATCCGCCGAAAGGCCTCGACGCGACGAAGGACCTCGAGGGGGCGCGGCTCCTCAAGGAGGCCGGCGCGGACGTGATCGACGTCGGGGACAGTCCCATCGGACGGGTGCGGATGAGCGCGCTCGCGATGTGCTACCTGATCCAGCAGCACTGCGGCATCGAGACCATCATCCATTTCACGACCCGCGACCGCAACCTGGTGGGGCTGCAGGCCGACCTCATCGGCGCGCACGCGATGGGCGTTCGCAACGTGCTCGCGCTCACCGGCGAGCCGCCGCGCGGCGACTACCCGAACGTGACGGCCGTGTACGACGTGGACAGCACCGGCCTGGTGCGCATCATCAAGCGGTTCAACGAGGGGCTCGACCTCGCCGGGAAGTCGATCGGCCACCCGGCCCGGTTTCTCATCGGCGGCGCGCTCGACATGACGACGGCGACGCTCGACCGGGAACTGCCGAAGCTGGAGCGGAAGCTCGAGGCGGGGGTCGATTTCTTCATGACGCAGCCGATCTACGAGCCGGAGACGCTCGAGGCGTTCGAACGCCGGGCCGGCCGGCTGCCGGTGCCGGTCCTGGTGGGCGTGCTCCCGCTCCAGAGCTTCCGCCACGCGGAGTTTCTGCACAACGAGGTGCCCGGCATCACGATCCCGGACTGGGTGAGAGACCGCATGCGGATCGCGGGCAACGCCGGGCGGGACGAGGGCTTCCGGCTCGCGCACGAGCTCCTGGTGGCGCTCGTCGACCGGATCGACGGCGCGTATCTGATGCCGTCGTTCGGCCGCTACGAGGTCTGCGCGACGCTCACCCGGGAGATTCGCGCGCGCGTCGGGACGGTAGGGGGCAGAGCGCGGACCTGA
- a CDS encoding LptA/OstA family protein — MVRPSPLFRGAAALIACLVLAASLASSALAQPVAPATQGPVTLTADHIEYDTQTGNVVADGHVVATRAGTTITADHLTGNLNTGDVQATGRVVLTEPGRTSTGENLKYNYQTRVGEMSQAVTKYPPWTLTGRTITTAGGRGVATTASATPCDPAHPAFRVTARRVVVVPDDYLTAYGAVLRVYGVPVLYVPAYTVSLKRTRRKASTGPTLGYDNFNGVWVEYNQYLPLGKWESQVRVRYGTRSGVSGEAIIDRHFPGYLVTSHLGRAVSFDQNGNQFNFDQYTVEADLDTRTVGRLPLTYALEVQAGNFQESQSGVNAFRTEGLLTLTTDTIHLNQSLTVSAGGYYRYDAYSVGNVRNISAAAAALTQVLTQTSSTTLSYNFAQVTGATPFLFDHIASDSAISLSYSYYPGKALQSGTLSGTYDFLTQQTTVGLNLAFTVSPSILFSTNVLYNLTTQQYTEVDYAVNATCDCVSLGVVYRTFPQSPASNQWYVTLGINTLPGLATSFTVGPR, encoded by the coding sequence GTGGTAAGGCCCTCGCCTCTGTTCCGCGGCGCGGCGGCCCTGATCGCCTGCCTTGTGCTCGCGGCATCGCTGGCATCGTCCGCTCTGGCCCAACCCGTCGCCCCGGCCACCCAGGGACCAGTCACGCTCACGGCCGACCATATCGAATACGATACGCAGACGGGGAACGTGGTCGCAGACGGGCACGTCGTCGCCACGCGCGCCGGCACGACGATTACGGCCGACCACCTCACGGGCAACCTCAACACGGGCGACGTCCAGGCGACCGGCCGCGTGGTCCTCACCGAGCCCGGGCGGACGTCGACCGGTGAGAATCTCAAATACAATTACCAGACCCGCGTGGGCGAGATGAGCCAGGCGGTCACCAAATACCCCCCCTGGACCCTGACGGGCCGGACGATCACGACCGCGGGCGGGCGAGGCGTGGCGACCACGGCGTCCGCGACGCCGTGCGATCCCGCCCACCCGGCGTTCCGCGTCACCGCCCGGAGGGTCGTCGTCGTTCCCGACGACTACTTGACGGCGTACGGCGCGGTGCTTCGCGTGTACGGCGTGCCGGTGCTCTACGTGCCGGCCTACACCGTCTCGCTCAAGCGCACGCGCCGCAAGGCCTCCACCGGCCCGACCCTCGGCTACGACAATTTCAACGGGGTGTGGGTCGAATACAACCAGTATCTCCCGCTGGGAAAGTGGGAGAGTCAGGTCCGGGTCCGTTACGGAACCCGGTCCGGCGTGTCCGGGGAGGCCATCATCGACCGCCACTTCCCAGGCTACCTCGTCACCTCCCATCTCGGCCGCGCCGTCAGTTTCGATCAGAACGGCAATCAGTTCAACTTCGATCAGTACACGGTAGAAGCGGATCTCGACACCCGCACCGTGGGCAGGCTGCCCCTGACGTACGCGCTCGAGGTGCAGGCCGGCAACTTTCAGGAGAGCCAGAGCGGCGTCAACGCGTTCCGGACCGAGGGACTGCTGACGCTCACGACCGACACGATTCACCTCAACCAATCGCTCACGGTCTCAGCCGGAGGATACTACCGCTACGATGCGTACAGCGTGGGCAACGTACGCAACATCAGCGCGGCCGCCGCGGCCCTGACCCAGGTTCTCACTCAGACGAGTTCGACGACGCTCTCGTACAACTTCGCCCAGGTGACCGGCGCCACCCCGTTCTTGTTCGACCACATCGCATCGGACAGCGCCATTTCCCTGAGCTACAGTTACTATCCCGGCAAGGCGCTTCAAAGTGGAACCCTCAGCGGCACGTACGACTTTCTCACGCAGCAAACGACCGTCGGCCTGAACCTGGCGTTCACCGTCAGTCCGTCGATCCTGTTCAGCACCAACGTCTTGTACAATCTGACCACGCAACAGTACACGGAAGTCGACTACGCGGTGAACGCCACCTGCGATTGCGTGTCGCTTGGGGTGGTGTATCGGACGTTTCCGCAGTCACCGGCCTCGAACCAGTGGTACGTCACGCTCGGCATCAACACACTTCCTGGACTCGCGACCTCGTTTACGGTGGGGCCGCGGTAG
- a CDS encoding type II toxin-antitoxin system VapC family toxin: MTTGTVIVDASLAAMWALPEPHSAQALALAEQWGRNDVHLVAPCLLVAEVTDALYKRMLRGELDISTAASALGVIFAFGVELREEPGLAARALSLAAGLQRSTTYDCHYLALAERYDCALWTGDRRFYNAVHRAEARVRWIGAFTA; the protein is encoded by the coding sequence GTGACGACGGGAACCGTGATCGTGGACGCCAGCCTGGCGGCGATGTGGGCCCTGCCCGAACCACACAGTGCCCAGGCGCTCGCCCTGGCTGAGCAGTGGGGACGGAACGACGTGCACCTGGTCGCTCCCTGCCTGCTCGTCGCCGAGGTGACCGACGCGCTCTACAAACGCATGCTCCGCGGCGAACTGGACATCTCCACCGCGGCGTCCGCCCTCGGCGTGATCTTCGCCTTCGGTGTCGAATTGCGTGAGGAACCGGGACTGGCGGCGCGGGCGCTCTCCCTCGCCGCAGGTCTGCAGCGGTCAACCACGTACGACTGCCACTATCTCGCCTTGGCGGAGAGGTACGATTGCGCCCTGTGGACCGGCGATCGGCGCTTCTACAACGCGGTACATCGGGCCGAGGCGCGAGTGAGGTGGATCGGAGCCTTTACCGCGTAG
- a CDS encoding glycosyltransferase family 39 protein, whose protein sequence is MTGARDRPAPWEGAHLSAGMYAWGVACVTVLGAVLRFAHIARPFNRLMAWNEGHYAMIALNFDRYGLWSQHNELGLDRTFSPGGPWLMWAAMKVFGPSEAAARLPIVLAGIAAVPLMAALARRLMRSEQIAVVAAAFVAVAPGLIYFSQNVQLDTLTICCALAAAVLLLRYGDTRRRADAIWSGVWLALAVWFKFTTVLLYPAFLVMWWPVRPTRRGTAAVTAGAFAAITALPSVIWIAAGWLTFQASSGLTKRFFFRDWDLRGIAKALSEIPLAVEAHLFIAVFLLIFLGISAAVRWRAEFRAIWVWCVPWIVLYIFAPWDSLVNRYYDLPATYLLTVVAAVGLWTWRARGPRQEWSRALAAGLVVVVGLTTAYDVWDPMTDRIARASMAHVPPIDPSPFYSAKIVAALPRGRTIADTPQTMFYAGGDPAWIEITGGDVRWKIDPELFDYVILNDYGHGQEPYYSIDATLRDQLARHHYVQIAPGAWAHVRTRIADLGGYGDPATPYWTPAPAWLRPGMTVRQ, encoded by the coding sequence ATGACAGGGGCGCGGGACCGCCCCGCACCCTGGGAGGGCGCCCACCTTTCCGCCGGGATGTACGCCTGGGGCGTCGCCTGTGTGACCGTGCTCGGCGCGGTGCTCCGCTTCGCGCACATCGCGCGACCCTTCAACCGCCTGATGGCCTGGAACGAAGGGCACTATGCGATGATTGCCCTCAATTTCGACCGGTACGGGCTGTGGTCTCAGCACAATGAGCTCGGGTTGGACCGGACGTTCTCGCCGGGCGGACCGTGGCTGATGTGGGCCGCCATGAAAGTGTTTGGCCCCTCCGAGGCCGCCGCCCGGCTGCCCATCGTGCTCGCCGGCATCGCGGCGGTACCGTTGATGGCCGCCCTCGCCCGGCGGCTCATGCGGAGCGAGCAGATCGCGGTCGTGGCCGCCGCGTTCGTCGCGGTCGCCCCCGGCCTGATCTATTTCTCGCAAAACGTCCAGCTCGATACGCTCACGATTTGCTGCGCGCTCGCCGCCGCGGTATTGCTCCTCCGGTACGGCGACACCCGCCGCCGGGCCGATGCGATCTGGTCCGGCGTATGGCTGGCCCTGGCGGTTTGGTTCAAGTTTACGACCGTGCTCCTCTACCCGGCATTCCTCGTCATGTGGTGGCCGGTCCGTCCAACGCGGCGTGGGACGGCCGCCGTCACGGCCGGCGCGTTCGCGGCCATCACTGCGCTCCCGAGCGTGATCTGGATCGCCGCGGGCTGGCTAACGTTCCAGGCATCCTCCGGGCTCACGAAGCGGTTCTTCTTTCGCGACTGGGATCTCCGCGGCATCGCGAAGGCGCTCTCCGAGATCCCCTTGGCCGTCGAGGCCCACCTGTTCATCGCCGTCTTCCTGCTCATCTTTCTTGGGATCTCCGCGGCGGTCCGGTGGCGCGCGGAGTTTCGGGCGATCTGGGTCTGGTGCGTGCCGTGGATCGTCCTGTACATCTTCGCGCCGTGGGACAGCCTGGTGAACCGGTACTACGATCTTCCGGCAACCTATCTTCTCACCGTGGTCGCGGCGGTCGGTTTGTGGACGTGGCGTGCGCGCGGCCCGCGGCAGGAGTGGTCCCGGGCGCTGGCCGCCGGTCTCGTGGTCGTGGTCGGCCTCACGACGGCCTATGACGTCTGGGACCCGATGACCGATCGGATCGCGCGGGCCTCGATGGCCCACGTCCCGCCGATCGATCCGTCCCCTTTCTACTCGGCCAAGATCGTCGCCGCGCTCCCGCGGGGCCGTACGATCGCGGACACCCCCCAGACGATGTTCTACGCCGGGGGGGATCCGGCGTGGATCGAGATCACGGGCGGCGATGTCCGCTGGAAGATCGACCCAGAACTCTTCGACTACGTCATCCTCAACGATTACGGTCACGGACAGGAACCCTACTACTCGATCGACGCGACGCTCCGCGATCAGCTCGCGCGTCACCACTACGTCCAGATCGCCCCGGGCGCCTGGGCGCACGTCCGGACCCGGATCGCGGACCTGGGAGGCTACGGTGACCCGGCCACGCCGTACTGGACGCCGGCACCGGCGTGGCTCCGTCCCGGGATGACCGTCCGGCAGTGA
- a CDS encoding glycosyltransferase family 1 protein: MSRSLRVVINAVAARMGGAATHLPNFLHTAGRRYPDDAFIACVNSEWHLPALPSNIRLVDVGALRNRFVHAAWDQWGIARVAVREHADVLLSLLNFGPIRSPVPQVVLERNPVYFCPFYLAALGRGRALEVAATRALAHAVMRAARRVVTPSAAMREMIRACYPDLPPAKFRVIPHGFGVAAFRGGAPVPGDAAAQIAASNGVRILYVSHAASYKGIELLLEAGRVLRDDVALAATMWLTIAREDWPKGFPRYVAFIERHGLQAHVRLLGRIPHGAVHRIYEAADLFVYPSLCESFGFPLVEAMASGLPIVAADLPLNHEMCGDAAVYYPPRDPAALARQVAGLARDPDLRARLAAAGRARAGRFSWDDHVDEVMAVVREAAADAG; encoded by the coding sequence GTGAGTCGGTCCCTCCGCGTCGTCATCAACGCGGTGGCCGCGCGCATGGGCGGCGCGGCGACGCACCTGCCGAACTTTCTCCACACCGCCGGCCGGCGGTATCCGGACGATGCGTTCATCGCCTGCGTGAACTCGGAGTGGCACCTGCCGGCGCTCCCCTCGAACATTCGCCTCGTGGACGTCGGCGCGCTCCGCAACCGATTTGTCCACGCCGCGTGGGATCAGTGGGGCATCGCGCGGGTGGCCGTTCGCGAACACGCCGACGTGCTGCTCTCGCTGCTGAACTTCGGCCCGATCCGGTCTCCGGTGCCGCAGGTGGTACTCGAGCGCAACCCCGTCTATTTTTGTCCGTTCTACCTGGCCGCGCTGGGACGCGGCCGCGCGCTCGAAGTGGCGGCGACACGCGCCCTCGCCCACGCGGTGATGCGCGCGGCGCGGCGGGTCGTCACGCCGTCGGCCGCGATGCGGGAGATGATCCGCGCCTGCTATCCCGACCTGCCGCCGGCGAAGTTTCGCGTGATCCCGCACGGCTTCGGGGTCGCGGCCTTCCGCGGAGGGGCCCCCGTGCCCGGCGACGCCGCGGCCCAGATCGCCGCCTCAAACGGCGTGCGCATCCTCTACGTGTCGCACGCCGCGTCATACAAGGGGATTGAGTTGCTGCTCGAGGCCGGCCGTGTGCTCCGCGACGACGTGGCCCTGGCCGCGACGATGTGGCTCACGATCGCGCGCGAAGACTGGCCCAAGGGTTTCCCGCGCTACGTGGCGTTCATCGAACGGCACGGGCTCCAGGCCCACGTGCGGCTTCTGGGGCGTATCCCGCACGGGGCCGTTCATCGCATCTACGAAGCCGCGGATCTGTTCGTCTATCCGAGCCTGTGCGAATCGTTTGGCTTTCCGCTGGTCGAGGCGATGGCCAGCGGATTACCGATCGTCGCAGCCGATCTTCCGCTCAACCATGAAATGTGCGGGGACGCCGCCGTATACTATCCGCCCCGCGACCCGGCGGCGCTCGCGAGGCAAGTCGCCGGTCTCGCCCGCGACCCCGATCTGCGCGCGCGGCTCGCCGCCGCCGGCCGGGCCAGGGCGGGGCGGTTTTCATGGGACGACCACGTGGATGAAGTGATGGCGGTCGTCCGCGAGGCCGCGGCGGACGCGGGGTAA
- a CDS encoding copper amine oxidase N-terminal domain-containing protein — translation MRHRLMLALVPILVLSLAGPQAGLAQPAIQVYVDGQVVNFDVPPTVIGGRVLVPLRGVFERLGATVDYDAPTQHIVALRGAQAVELTIGSRQARVNNLPTLLDVPAFTIAGRTMVPLRFVSEALGAGVQWVDASRAILISSAAATLPVPPPSPAPQAPPPPTYVPPAPAQVPPITGQLLTVATGTAPYIVVAAGGQQYKLPVAPSATIGRYNADTRAGGPVGLEALRPGDTVTVTADPQYQATRIVAFYRVAAQAPPPAPKPAPSRPFAVEVVSGKIVDANLQARTVRLDNGRTVAVPNDAYIVHDRGTAGFGAIAAGRLGRFWVLGGTNQAVAIDVTERLEVRAVEGTIVDANFKARTARLAGGEVFTAPSNIHVTRNGGPTDFGAVAAGRLGRFWVIEGTHQAVAIDLADAAAGPGSLPAAGTIEGWIADANFRARTARLANGQTVAVFGDAYIARGNGPTDFGAVAAGRYGRFWVTAGTTQAFLVDLTEPIAVQMVTGKIVDANFNARTVRLANGQTFTIATNAYIARRGGRTDFGAVAAGRSATFWVVQGTNQAFLADLGD, via the coding sequence TTGCGACATCGACTGATGCTTGCTCTCGTGCCGATCCTGGTGCTGTCGCTGGCGGGTCCGCAAGCCGGACTGGCGCAGCCGGCGATCCAAGTGTACGTGGACGGCCAGGTCGTCAACTTCGACGTGCCGCCTACAGTGATCGGCGGGCGGGTGCTCGTGCCGCTTCGCGGCGTCTTCGAGCGCCTGGGGGCGACCGTGGACTACGACGCCCCGACCCAACACATCGTCGCGCTGCGCGGCGCCCAGGCGGTCGAGCTCACCATCGGCTCGCGCCAGGCGCGGGTCAACAATCTCCCCACGTTACTCGATGTCCCCGCGTTTACGATCGCCGGACGGACGATGGTGCCGCTGCGGTTCGTCAGCGAGGCGCTCGGCGCGGGCGTGCAGTGGGTGGACGCGAGCCGCGCCATTCTCATCAGTTCCGCAGCCGCCACGCTTCCCGTCCCGCCGCCGAGCCCCGCTCCTCAGGCCCCGCCGCCGCCGACCTACGTGCCCCCCGCCCCCGCGCAGGTGCCGCCGATCACCGGTCAACTCCTGACGGTCGCCACGGGGACGGCGCCGTACATCGTCGTCGCGGCAGGGGGGCAGCAGTACAAGCTCCCGGTTGCGCCGTCTGCGACCATCGGGCGCTACAACGCCGACACCCGCGCCGGCGGACCGGTCGGGCTTGAGGCCCTGCGGCCGGGCGACACGGTCACCGTGACGGCGGACCCGCAGTACCAGGCCACGCGGATCGTCGCCTTCTATCGCGTGGCCGCGCAGGCTCCCCCGCCTGCGCCGAAGCCCGCGCCCTCCCGTCCGTTCGCGGTGGAGGTCGTCTCGGGGAAGATCGTCGACGCCAACCTCCAGGCGCGCACGGTCAGGCTGGACAACGGCCGGACCGTCGCAGTCCCGAACGACGCGTACATCGTGCACGACCGCGGGACGGCCGGCTTCGGCGCGATCGCGGCCGGCCGCCTCGGCCGCTTCTGGGTTCTCGGGGGCACGAACCAAGCCGTGGCGATCGACGTCACGGAGCGGCTGGAGGTCCGGGCGGTGGAAGGGACCATCGTGGACGCGAACTTCAAGGCCCGCACGGCCAGGCTGGCCGGCGGCGAGGTCTTCACCGCGCCGTCGAATATCCACGTCACGCGCAACGGCGGCCCGACCGATTTCGGCGCGGTGGCGGCCGGCCGCCTCGGTCGTTTCTGGGTGATCGAGGGGACCCATCAGGCGGTGGCGATTGATCTCGCGGATGCCGCGGCCGGCCCCGGGAGCCTCCCCGCGGCCGGGACGATCGAAGGGTGGATCGCCGATGCCAACTTCCGGGCCCGCACGGCGAGGCTGGCGAACGGACAGACGGTCGCGGTCTTCGGGGACGCCTACATTGCGCGCGGCAACGGCCCCACAGACTTCGGCGCGGTGGCCGCCGGCCGCTACGGGCGGTTCTGGGTGACCGCGGGGACCACGCAGGCCTTCCTCGTTGACCTGACCGAGCCGATCGCGGTCCAGATGGTGACCGGTAAGATCGTGGACGCAAACTTCAACGCCCGCACGGTCAGGCTGGCGAACGGTCAGACCTTCACGATCGCGACGAACGCCTATATCGCGCGCAGGGGCGGCCGCACCGACTTCGGCGCCGTCGCGGCCGGCCGCTCCGCCACGTTTTGGGTCGTCCAGGGCACCAATCAAGCGTTCCTCGCGGACCTGGGGGACTAG
- a CDS encoding Wzz/FepE/Etk N-terminal domain-containing protein: protein MDDDTLDIRYYLAVFWRHRRLIIAVTLAAVLVAVPVTLMSRPVYEAVAVLSVPQATLQVGTPGGSTAAGPSISEVLNPQLPAQSLAQFAMLDGLLEAVTRSASSTTTGVHEKFAATIPRDGGNMVELGVRGSNPERVAKIANLWAAVVSEKGSGLFQAEARQSFAFFDRELQSARSRLNGSEEALRRFNARSRVGELQARVQALTSQIAAYQSDLLDLSVRLEQTEARWNAIRSQLREQPRVYTLTKAVTTDPDAVAAARQDLATLSHLSLRTQELNTVYVSLDQQAANTAVQVTELRAERAATAKTMRDMQAQLSSMRNELAALQYQATQLTRTADDTRLLYAGFLKRQQETALASAATHASPVVVALEASVPAQPLPRHRGSTLAIFGILGFFLALAAALVIEYLHVPSARAPLPSSGLPQPLPAATGIGSNGDPGS from the coding sequence ATGGATGATGATACTCTGGACATTCGGTACTATCTGGCGGTGTTCTGGCGTCACCGGCGCCTCATCATCGCCGTGACGCTCGCGGCCGTCCTTGTCGCAGTTCCCGTAACCCTCATGTCGCGGCCGGTTTACGAGGCCGTCGCCGTCCTCTCTGTGCCCCAGGCGACCCTTCAGGTCGGAACTCCGGGAGGGAGCACTGCCGCCGGCCCGAGCATCAGCGAGGTGTTGAATCCCCAGTTGCCGGCCCAATCGCTGGCGCAATTTGCCATGCTGGACGGGTTGCTGGAGGCGGTGACGAGGTCCGCATCGAGCACGACGACCGGCGTGCACGAGAAATTCGCGGCCACAATCCCGCGCGACGGGGGCAATATGGTCGAGCTCGGGGTCCGCGGATCCAATCCAGAGCGCGTCGCGAAAATCGCCAATCTGTGGGCGGCGGTCGTCTCGGAGAAGGGCAGCGGGCTCTTCCAGGCCGAGGCGCGCCAGTCGTTCGCGTTCTTCGACCGAGAACTCCAGAGCGCTCGGAGCCGGCTCAACGGCTCAGAGGAAGCGCTCCGCCGGTTCAACGCGCGGAGCCGTGTTGGCGAACTCCAGGCCCGCGTTCAAGCGCTCACGAGTCAGATCGCTGCGTACCAGTCTGATCTCCTCGACCTGTCGGTGAGGCTCGAGCAGACCGAGGCACGGTGGAATGCAATACGGTCGCAGCTTCGGGAGCAGCCCAGAGTCTATACGCTCACCAAGGCCGTCACGACCGACCCCGACGCGGTCGCGGCCGCCCGGCAGGACCTCGCGACGCTAAGTCATCTGAGCCTTCGCACCCAGGAGCTGAACACAGTCTACGTGAGTCTTGACCAGCAGGCGGCCAACACGGCGGTGCAGGTGACTGAGCTCCGTGCGGAGCGGGCCGCGACCGCGAAGACCATGCGGGACATGCAGGCGCAGTTGTCATCTATGCGCAATGAATTGGCCGCGCTGCAATATCAGGCTACCCAGCTTACCCGGACGGCCGATGATACCCGACTGTTGTACGCCGGATTCCTCAAACGGCAGCAGGAGACCGCCCTTGCGTCCGCCGCGACGCATGCGAGTCCGGTCGTGGTCGCGTTGGAGGCGTCGGTCCCCGCTCAGCCCCTCCCCAGGCACCGGGGCTCGACCCTGGCGATATTCGGGATTCTGGGTTTCTTTCTCGCGCTCGCTGCGGCGCTTGTGATCGAGTACCTCCACGTTCCGTCTGCCCGTGCACCGCTCCCAAGCTCCGGCCTTCCCCAACCGTTGCCGGCGGCCACCGGTATCGGCAGTAACGGGGATCCTGGTTCCTGA